Proteins encoded in a region of the Quercus lobata isolate SW786 unplaced genomic scaffold, ValleyOak3.0 Primary Assembly Scq3eQI_295, whole genome shotgun sequence genome:
- the LOC115973421 gene encoding novel plant SNARE 11-like, whose product MTNQQLVGSGNWMMDETDQAIERKIISVSRCLLWTVQDTVNFGTETAAALKAQVVNELDSIHFSIKKASQLVKELGRQVATDKCIMALLFLIVVGVIAIIIVKLVNPNNKDIRDIPGLAPPAMTRKLLWSAS is encoded by the exons ATGACAAATCAACAGCTAGTAGGTAGTGGAAACTGGATGATGGATGAGACTGATCAAGCCATCGAGAG aaaaataatttctgtATCTCGTTGTTTGTTGTGGACTGTTCAAGACACTGTCAATTTTGGAACAGAGACTGCGGCAGCACTCAAGGCACAG GTTGTTAATGAGCTGGACTCTATCCATTTCTCGATCAAGAAAGCTTCTCAACTTGTGAAGGAACTTGGTAGGCAG GTTGCAACTGATAAATGTATTATGGCTTTACTCTTCCTTATTGTCGTTGGAGTCATAGCCATCATTATTGTTAAG CTCGTGAACCCAAACAACAAGGACATCAGGGATATTCCAGGATTAGCCCCACCAGCAATGACTCGGAAATTACTTTGGAGTGctagttaa
- the LOC115973417 gene encoding TMV resistance protein N-like: MASSSSSFPSSSISSTSKWTYDVFLSFSGEDTRNTATDFIYYALVEKGINTFEDDQKLEKGKIIKPKLLRAIKESKFAIVILSENYAFSTWCLDELVEIIDCKTKKEITVFPIFYNVDPSDVRKQIGTFSLVKHEKHFKEKVETWKAALSHVADLAGYHVKNR; this comes from the coding sequence ATGGCTTCAAGTTCATCGTCTTTCCCAAGTTCTTCTATTTCTTCTACTAGCAAATGGACGTATGATGTTTTCCTGAGTTTCAGTGGTGAGGACACTCGCAATACTGCTACGGACTTTATATATTATGCATTAGTAGAGAAGGGCATTAACACTTTTGAGGACGATCAAaaacttgagaaaggaaaaattattaaaccaaaaCTCCTTAGAGCGATCAAAGAATCCAAATTTGCCATAGTCATTCTCTcagaaaattatgcattttccaCTTGGTGCTTAGATGAACTTGTAGAGATCATTGACTGCAAgacaaaaaaggaaataacaGTTTTCCCTATTTTTTACAATGTGGATCCATCTGATGTGCGAAAACAAATAGGAACTTTTTCACTTgttaaacatgaaaaacattTCAAGGAGAAGGTGGAAACATGGAAAGCTGCTTTGAGTCATGTGGCCGATCTTGCCGGATATCATGTAAAGAAtaggtaa